In one window of Pristiophorus japonicus isolate sPriJap1 chromosome 9, sPriJap1.hap1, whole genome shotgun sequence DNA:
- the LOC139273452 gene encoding zinc finger protein 239-like, with protein MIEGEDLQMRNSNQTSCQDLTVSLDSSGHDYHRPSNMEAKCTIHSGEKCYTCSVCGQDFSRSSDISRHQRVHTREWPFTCSKCGKGFTQSSLLTEHQQIYTRERPFPCSECGKGFTTSFDLLTHQRVHTGERPFTCSECGKGFTHSSHLTVHQRVHTGERPFPCSECGKRFSNSSHLLTHQRSHTGERRFTCSDCGKGFSTSFELLKHQRVHTGERPFICSMCGKGFTQSSSLLTHQRVHTGERRFTCSECKKGFTRSSLLTEHQRVHTGEKPFTCSECGKGFTRSSNLLTHQRVHK; from the coding sequence AtgatagaaggggaggatttgcagatgcgaaactcaaaccaaacatcatgtcaagatctgacagtgtcactcgattcatcgggacatGACTATCATCGGCCTTCGAATATGGAAGCAAaatgcaccattcacagtggggagaaatgctacacgtgctctgtgtgtggacaagactTCAGCCGATCCTCTGACATAtcaagacaccagcgagttcacactagggagtggccattcacctgctctaagtgtgggaaggggttcactcagtcatcccttctcactgaacaccagcaaatttacactagggagaggccattcccctgctctgagtgtgggaaggggttcactacTTCattcgacctgctgacacaccagcgggttcacactggggagaggccgttcacctgctcggagtgtggaaaGGGTTTCACTCATTCATCCCATCTCactgtacaccagcgagttcatactggggagaggccgttcccctgttctgagtgtgggaagagattctctaattcatcccacctgctgacacaccagcgaagtcacactggggagaggcggttcacctgctctgattgtgggaagggtttCTCTACTTCATTCgagctgctgaaacaccagcgagttcacactggggagagaccattcatctgctccatgtgtgggaagggattcactcagtcatccagcctgctgacacaccagcgagttcacactggggagaggcgatTCACCTGCTCCGAATGtaagaagggattcactcggtcatccctcctcactgaacaccagcgagttcacactggggagaaaccgttcacctgctccgagtgtgggaagggattcactcggtcatccaacctgctgacacaccagcgagttcataagtGA